aatttaattataaaaatttataaattatttaaaaaaaattgagtttttaattatttatgaaaatcaagttaggaacatctgaaaatttttagaattttttttattgaaaaaattattacaaaaaaaattttaaaaactagaagtgcaatttataaaaaatatttttttattctaatttatttattaaaaaaaaattaaaaacgtcagctaactttagtattataaatttttttgcaataattaatttcttaaaaaaataattaaatatctgctactattatttttattaaatagacaggttaaaattttatcaactaaatttaattaaaatttttaaaaataaaataaataaaaatacttacttgCATCCCAAAAGCTCAATATTAGTAAACACTTGAGCCAAACACACCAATTGGTCTTCAGGATATTTATCTTTGTGTGCTTCAAGGAAATTTTTCCTCAACTCCCAATGATCATCACACTCATACTCCAATTTATGTTTTTCAACATCCCAATCAGTATTAAAACTTGTCTCAGacatcttttatttaatttaaaataaaattttaaatatttctaaaatttattaagtttattttattttttttaaataaacacaaCAGTTTATctcaataattgattattttgcaCGTGAAATGCTCGTAAATCTTTAGTGTAAACTCAAGACACCATTGCAAACTATCGTTACAAAACAATATTACTTTTGCCACCTACACGCTGTCTGTTGTAGCTCAaacgaacaaaaaaaataataatgcgCTTCGCTCAGTTGGTAACTTCAGCTGCGATAAATTACATTCACAGCTTTTGAACATCGCTcttgttgaaataataaattataaataaatataattatagttATGTAAATTTCACAATTAATCATTCTTTTATCAGAAACATGACATAAGAAAcaagatgtaatttttaatttttcaagataaaacaaataattttaaatatttattaaaattgtgagtgttgtgattattaaaataatctatgataattaattgatagttTATCAAATactcaagaatattttttccgtagtctaaaaaataaattactaatttgtTACTGAATCGCTaggttataaattaaaaagagtGTTTTTGTGATACCTGAATGACAACATTGTGACAAACTGTCACGTTTTCACCTAAATAAACATAGtggttgaataaaataaataaaatggttAAAAATCATGATAAATTCAGTATTGAAGATGCTAAAGCTGTGATCGAGAGTGGCAAAAACCAATCGCATATAAATTACTCCTTATTAATATTGGAACAATGTCTTGACACGTGAGTATTTTCTCAATTAGGTCAGGCTGATTTATTATGAGTGTTAGTTTAGCggacatctgataattttttaataatttataaacaatttatttgttacagaagaaatagtataaaaaaatgtatatggAAATTTTCACAAGTTTTttctatacaattttttatgaaaatttagttaaccgacatttcaaaatttttagaaattttttattgaaaaaatttcaattaaacaattaaaaaaaaattgtcccatgtaaaaaacttaaaaaactataagtgcaattttttagaaatatctttttagttgtaatttaattaataaaaaaaaatcaaaaatttttacacgtATGCTAAATTCagtgtcataattttttagattttttttacaaccattaagttaaaataaatctacaaattctcaaaaattagCTATCTGCTGAATTCACCCTCatgatttaatgaaaattaagttagccaacatctaaaaatttttagaattttttttttactgaaaaaatgacgacaaaaaaataaaaaaaaaaattttcatttgtaaaaaactttaaaaactgtcagtgcaatttttaaaaaatatttattttgctttaattatattcttaaagaaaaaaataaaaaaaaaaaaaaaattaaaaacgtcggctaactttagtattatcatgatttattattacactgaagttgacagatattaaaaatttttttagaattttacagtaattaaattaatataaaaaaaatttaattgaaaaatttcacatgtaaaaattaataaaaattacaagtgaaaatttttagaatttttttattgtaattgatttgttaaaaagatttttaaagttatcagctgactgctaacttcagtattataatttattaacaaatgtaACAAACTTTTTACAGTTATACCGTGGATGAATTATTCCTGAGTTTCAATGGAGGTAAAGATTGCACAGTTATACTTCATTTGACAGCTGCCTTATTAAAATTACGTGGTTTGTCGCCGTTAAAGTGTCTTTACGTCACGGAGGATCCGTTTCCTGAGGTTACTTTTCTTATTTAGTCacttctaaataataaaaaaataaatataaatatttaatttattttattttgtcctCTAGATGGATGAGTTTGTCGACAAAGCTTCTCAATATTACGAAATAAAACTAATCAGAAAGAAGAAACCAATAAAAACAGCTGTAGCGAGTCTTTTGGAggaagataaaaatttgaaagctACCTTGATGGGAATTAGAAAAGACGATCCAGGTTCGCAGTCCTTGGAGCCGTTTAAATACACCGACGCAGACTGGCCGAAGATCATGAGAGTCAGTCCGATTCTTGACTGGTCTTACAGCCAAATTTGGGAGTTTATTCTGAAGCACCAGGTTCCGTATTGCTCGCTGTATGACCAAGGGTACACCAGTCTTGGCAACAAGACATCTACCAGTCCTAATCCTCTGTTGCGAGACCCCGATGATCCGGCTCGTTACCTTCCGGCGTACAAGCTCAAGGACAGTTCTACTGAAAGAAATGGAAGACAATGACGtctctatttttaattgttaaataattaaatttatttatttatttgatcgaATTTTTATCGGCAATTGCTTCAGAGATCTGATGTTTACTTATTTATCCAAAATAAAAGTGTATTTTCTACTTAATTAGAGATAATAAAAGGTTTTATTGTTCaattcatttgatttttttattttcttcttattAAATTAGGAAGTTTGTAATTGGCGCTTCAAGTTACGCCACCTGGGGTACAAGATGGTACTAGAATATTGGGAGTAATTTTTTGTTGCCAAGAATGTCAAGTTAATTGTcagatttttaaatctaatcCACTGGGGAATAcctatttgttatttttagtgTAATAATGGCTTATTTACTTCAGCCAGATTATGTGCGATATGTTTGTGGTTGCGGATCATTGAAACCTATTTCTCGGATTTATTTTTGTAGACATTGTTTAAAGATTAGGTGTGGTTATTGTGTTTCTCATGAGGTAACctgtcaattaaaatttaatctttaattttttttaacaattaaatatgacattaaagttagcaatcacttgagtattttttatgaaaattaatttagcatgaGAGTGAATTCAGCAAACAGCtaatattttagaattttaacttaatggttgtaaaaaaaaatctaaaaaattgcatagaAAAAACTTGTGAAAATTTccatatgcatttttttattctatttcttttgttacaaataaattgtttgtaaattattaaaaaattatcagatctCTGCTAAATTCACACTtataatttagcagatattttagaatttttttaacaattaaattatgtcaaagaaaatgagaaaaaaaaattgacatttagaaaattaaataaataaaaaatgcaattttttagaaataatttttcggagcaaatttacttattaaataaaattaaaaaattatcaagtgactgctaactttaatatcatgtattttttaatttttttttttaataaataaatttgttccaaaaaagtatttataaaaaattgcatttttaatttttttcaatttctacatgtcaactttttttttccaattattttttatcgtaatttacttattaaaaagattctttaaattattaaatgtctgccaaattaatttttataatcaaatttgttttgaaaagttattttaaaaaaattaaatttttaatttttttgccatattttattttaaaaaaaaattattaaatatctactaaattaattttacaattaaatcgATTATTCTGAcaataaattactattttttattcaggtCGACTCTCACTACTGTCCAAATTGTTTAGAAAATTTACCATCCTCCGAAGTGCGACTGAAGAAAAACAAGTAAGTGCTCCAACAATCGTCACAGCATTCGATATTGACAGTTTTAATTCTTACAGATGCTCTAATTGTTTCGACTGTCCTTGTTGTTTTCAAACACTGACTATTCGAGCTGGTCACCCGCCAATAAGACCAGCTGCGACTGCCGAAGATGCTAAAGTAACACCTAAAAAGGTTTATTATTTGTGCTGCTCGTTGTGTCGATGGAGTTCCCGAGATGCGGGGATTCCCGATCAGTTTGTTGGTACGTAGTCatttataataacattttttaataaaaaaatattaattttaattttattttagctaCCGGGGGTTGGCCGGAGCAAGAAAATCCTCACGCGGCTAGAATAACTGCACTGATTGACTTTCACAAAATACTGGCTTCGCGTGAGCGTCAAAATCAGGAACGAAAAAAGTTTGATCCAAAAAGAACTTCTCTgcaatttgtaatatttttttttataatttaataagctaatctttattatgaaaattaagttagccaacatctaaaaattttaataattttttttattgaaaaaaaataagaaaaaaaaatttcattcgtaaaaaacttggataactttaagtgcaatttttaaaaaatatttttttgttccaatttaataaatggaaaaaaataaaaaatgtcggctaactttagtattatatatttattgcaaatatttatagtaattttattttacataaaaagtTTGGACTAACATCTGCAATGGCTCGAAAACGAGCTGGACTTCCAATAGTCTCGGAAGCTAAATGGCAGCAATCTAATTTCCCTCAACCTTCTGTTGCTTCTGAAGAAGTCGAAGAACTGCCTGCGTCTATCTTTTCTTCTCCAGTTGACATAACAAaaagtatattatttatttattataaatttgtgaaaagaatttttataaattaaatatttttgcttGACAGTTACAACATTAGATCAACGATTGCAGCATCCAGAAGTTCAAGCTGAGAAAATTTACGAGCTAAGACCgcagcataaaaaatttcctgtaAAAAGATCCCAGAGATGTCGAGTTTGTGAGCACAATGTCAGCAAACCAGAGTTTTCTCCTCAATCTATCaagtttaaaattcaattggcAGCTTTGTAAGTTTCTTCAACTCAAtccttgaaatatttttattaaataaattattttttttagctatCATGTACCAGAAGTACGGATCGTTACTTTTGAACCTCTGGAAGTCGGCAAGCCGAGTGAATTGCTGCTAAAATTCTGCAATCCAACCCAACATCAAACACAAATAATATTACTGCCTGAAGATACTCCGACGACATCCACTACGACATCAGCGACTGGCGAGAAGGAGGAACTCAAACGCGAGAATATGCAAttggtaatttaaatatttattgtcgAGTCTCTTGGCAAATTTATTAACCACCTGATTTCTAGGGCTGTGAGTCGCCGAATTTATTACCGTCTGTGGTGAGACAAGCGTCTGTACTGGAAGATCCAAAGCCAGTGAAGATTGTTTCTGGAGCAACCATTGAATTGCCAACTGGTCCAGTGATTCTAGCTCCGCGCGACGATGCAGCTGAGTACGACGATACTGGGGATACACAAACATTCCCAGACGATCCCAAGTAAATATCTCTTagtactaataaaaataataataataataataatagtagtaagagtaatttaaatattttacaaatttgcAACCATGAATAacatgaattattaaataacagaTTGGTAGTCTGGCGAAAGGGTAACAAAGCAGTACTGAAATTGCAAGTAACACCTCTTGTTCCTGAGGAAGGCAAAGAGAATGAACCGATTATTGTTGGATTAGTTATGCAGTACGGATACATAAATACAATCGCAACTCTGGAGCACAAGACGCCGCAAAAAGTcgatttaaaagttaaattatttctcaCGCTTGATAAACTTaagaaatgttaattttaaatatttattataaaaaaaaataaaaatatattcagctgcccaattttaaaacagagtaactgcaaaattttataagtattgctgcatttcttataacttttagatgacattaaagttagcaatcaccagagaatttaaaaattttttttaataaaaaaatttgttccaaaaaattagttttaaaaaattgcatttttaattttttaaaatttctacatgtcaatttttttacatttttttttgccataatttttttgttaaaaaaaattctaaaatctattaaatatctgctaaattcaTCATCataacttttagaccttaatttcaagtattttttcttaacaggcgagaccatctttttctcgctgtgctctcacggagttcaatggaactatctctgtcgcactcccaacagcagagcaattgcagtttcaattGGTTTtacgaaacgaatgaaatttttgaaaaaaaaaaagctttgtggtgaaatagtttattaagttATCTATTAcctctaaaaacgttttttcaaaatttccattcgtttcgctaagctgattgaaactgcaattactggtctcggctgtgaaaaatattttttattcataaatcaaattttttatcaattaggcGCGGAAACTTtcttttaataagaaaaattttaaaaaatcttaaaatagttactgtattttgaaattgggcagctgtattaattgatattgtttttttgtaactaaTCACCGCAAATAAACTGAATACGCAGGTcttgatgtaatttttttcaaagattttatttaaacccAGAATAAGGAAATGGTAGAATAGTATAAATGGCTTAAAGACGTCTTCCACGACGACCTCCCTTCCTTCTGGTTGAGTCTGATGGTATCGGAGTAACGTCTTCGATTCTTCCGATTTTCATGTTGGATCTAGCCAAAGCACGAAGAGCTGACTGCGCACCGGGTCCTGGGGTCTTGGTTTTGTTGCCACCAGTAGCACGGAGCTTAATGTGAAGAGCAGTAATGCCAAGAGTTTTACATTTCTCGGCTACGtcctaattaaaaattaaaaaaaaaaaaaattgtcaacaaatttgtttgttccAATTGTGACAATTAAATGTAAACACTGATACGTACTTGAGCAGCCAACATAGCAGCGTAGGGTGAAGCTTCATCACGGTCAGCCTTAACTTTCATACCACCAGTGACACGAGCAATGGTTTCACTGAAAACAGTAATTAAAAAAGGtgttattgattttttctgaagaattaaaagtaataactCAAGAATGGATAACTTACCGGCCTGAAAGGTCAGTAACGTGGACGAATGTGTCGTTGAAGCTGGCAAAAATGTGAGCGACTCCGAACACAATTTCACCTTCACGAACTTGGGGTCCAAGAGATACTTGGGCCTCTTCTTTAGGCGCCTTTGAGCGTTTGGGAgccattttttactgcaattaaacaattaacttattaataatttattattcacttATTCACTTGTTAGtttatcttgaaaaaattttttaggttagTGTACACTGGAATAAACACATTAAACCTCGATGTCAACTTTTTATCCAGCCACATCCACACCAGTGCGAAATTATACCCatcaattgaaattattaattcattttaagaagacaaagaaattatttcaataaatatttaataacaccaatagttattttaattaataacaaataaataaaatcttactTAATTCTCGACTTACAGCCTTGCTGCTGACGATATGGAAAAGACCGAGTATAGTCTTTATCCACTTCGAGCGCTGTTTAGTTCCTGGAAAGTGGCGCCGATGTTCAAACTACAGTTTGTTCAATCACTTcctgtcattaaaaaatactttattattctatctatctatctatattaattatatagttATCTAATTTCAAGgtgacatttatttttttgatgaatcaatcaattttttaaataatttattaatttttttattgttgttcacttcaaaaaaaaattaaaaatgcgcGCCAGTTTAAAATTGAGTGCCCCTAGCGGTCATTTTTGTAACtattcattttcaaaattttttatttaactgtcaatagttattattaataataatgacttaattaaagtaaaaaaatagcaACTAGTGAATCAGCTgaccaaaaaaagtgtcagaaattttaattttccaaaaaattctcTTAGTGACATTAATTGTCAactattatatttatctaatttatttataattttaagtgatgaaaattaagttagccgacatttaaaaatttttagaatttttttaaattgaaaaattattaaaaaaaaataaagaaaaatttgcatttgtaaaaaacttgaaaaactacaagtgaaatttttaaaaaccattttttagttatagtttaataaataaaaaaaaatgaaaaatgtcggctaactttagtgttattttaaatgaaaattaaattagccgacatctgaaaatttttataattatttttattgaaaaaattgttactgtaaaattaaaacaaaaaatttcacatgtagaaaatttaaaaaatgaaacatgcaattttttttaagtatttttttactagcaattcaattgttaaaaaaaatagaaaaatttttgaacgtcggctaactttagtatcattattttaaaattttaaagtgagtcataaaaaattaaaaaaaaaataagcaactACTTGAAGgatatataaaaatagttgcaaTAAAATGTAATGAACTATTATCATAgtgattgttattattatttagtgtgATGAGAACAATGGACTACAGAAAGCATGATGGAGCATGActgattttgttttattttttttagttaaaataataataataataataataataatgatcgAGGGTGATGGTGGGAGAGAGAGCTGGTGCTGCCATCTGGTCTTGCTGGAGACTCTCCCTGTCGTTGGCCCGGAGATCAGCAGGCTCGGTGCAGGAGCTCGTAGTGCTCGCCATATTTGTTGTTGTCGTCGATGGGGTAGGCTAGAGCAGCAAGAGAAAACTGGACTGAAGTGAGACAGTGTGTGATCTCCCCGACACAAAGGAATTGATTCGCGAGCTAGTGATGAGTGAGCTGATTATTCATCGCGGATAACGACACTTAGTATGGATCCTCGGACATCGTAATCACTGTTGTGAATACGCTGGAAAGACGATtgcgaaaaataataaactggCGGTTTGTGTGCTAACTATCTCAGCTGGCTTTTGGATTCGTGctctttttttgtttctttattGTGCTTTTTTCgcaagttttttattttattttcatttttcacaGACCTCTCACTGTGTTATTACtgttttaaaaacaaaaacaaagagtatatttattttgtaataaaaataaattacaacgAAACAGTGCTGAGTTTAATTGACAGTTGGAAATTGCAAAACGGTGTACGATAAaggtaagatatttttttttttttttttttttttttttgtttaagttaaaatgtttatttaaattattagacaaTTTTGAGTGTAGCCAACGGATTAAATGGGTTTAGTGAGAATGATGTGGGAGATAACAAAAACCCAGTAAATTTTAACAGAAATAAAGACAAAGAAGGATCGAGAAAAAGAGGAAGAGAGAAAGCTGGACTGGATGTTGTTTAAATGAAGATGAGAgtaagagagaaagagagatcGCGAAAacgagagagagaaagagttTGTGATTGTATTGGGGTAGGATGACAGGAATAGGAATAGGAATAAGAAACGAGTGTATGTGACCACGACACCACGAGATTTAAGAGGGGTGGCTCCCCTGGAATTACTCGGGACTCGGGGTCGTCGTACGAGTTCCTCCCGCGATACCAGAGTCTGTCGACCCGTCAAGGTACTGCCTGACAAATACTATTCTTTCATGGCGTCCCATATGTTTCTGGCAGACTTCACGGTTGTCAAAACTCCTGTCATTTCCTCGGCTCTACACTCCTCCTCTGACTAGGACATAACTCCAACTACAAAACTTAACCGCTCTACCTATATAATATGTTTGTAGCCTTCATAGTCATACGCTCTCTTTATCCAGTTTCTAGTCTCCAGACAGCCATTTACTTTTTCCAATTTATTGCATTGCAGGTTTAGTTTCtcctttttgatttttcttcaCACGATTCGACtttaatttatgatataaataactaattacACACATGtagataattatcaaaaacatAGATCAGCTGTTTAGTCATTTGTCACAgataaaatctaaattattgatactaatttttattttccagacattttaataatttatttaaagttttgtCCTGGTGAACTTGGATTGGGTTGTTCTAATTGTTACTatcgatttttaaagatttaatcAAACCGAGAGAATTTCACATTGATTGTATTACGGGTGCTCAGTTTTTAGTGAAAgttcatatataatatataataacataGTAACTTATGAAAATAAGGATGCGAATTGCTTGTGATTTAAGTGAAAGGTCTCAGAGTTATTAtagacataaaaattattaccagTAGGATAATGATATTTTCAAGGTTCTACGACGTTGACCTGCTTTAGATTTTTATGCATTACTtcctgtgaaaaaaaaatatttcaaaacatTTTCACAACgtcaacaacaacaataacagcaacagcaactgcaataataatagtaaattaaaaaatttattattgtaaatattctCGCAACAGTTATAtctatacactgatagaaggatttatttgtattaaaaaatatttgttaatagttaaaaaatcatttattagagacgactttttagtattaaacaaatatttcttagtatttaaaataatttgtttgtatttaaaaaatctaatattcatttattaaatattaataaatttttttaaatactaagaaatatttgttaagggcTAAAAAGTGgcctttaataaatgatttgttaaatattaacaaatatttttaactataaacaaattcttttatcagtgtacttTTAACCGACATTAgtcatattaataataaattgatttataatacataatttgaattgtcaataatattgTATTAGTAGTTGAAAATGGTTGTCAGTTACAGCGAAATTAATAGGCATTGTTGTATTAATATAATGAATGGTCGAATCCTATAATCAATTATTCGCTTCACCGTCGGAATTACATTGTCTCCGTTAGCCGTGACCTGACGTAGTCAAAAATGTTGATAGACTTTTATGTTAAGGATAATCGATAAACAAAAGCAATTCAAGGTGTGAATATTGATGCATCAAGTATatatttgtgtgtgtgtgtgtgtgtgtgtgtgtggaaatATGTTAAATATGTTAATactaagtatttatttatagtatgtatattgttattgtttagCCAGGAGGTTGCGGAAGGTCGCTAAAGTGGCGTCATCGGGGGGATCGAGGGGGGCCGGATCGTCCCGTGAATTAAACGCGTGTGATCCAGAAGTGCCCGTGGTGTCGCGCGATATTTCGTACGACAATTAAACTGGCGGGCAACCTGGCGAGATCCCCCGTGGTGGTGGGTGGAAGTGGACCAGGTGGAGAACGACCTGGACCCGGAGCGGGTTCTGGATCTGGTAACAACCACAACAACAACcataataacaacaatcataacaacagcaacaacaacaataacaacaaccaCGGGAATAACCATCACGCGGGTGGTGGAGCCGGAGGAAACACCACTACTGGAGTAGACGGTCCTCAGGCTCGGGCGATTCACGATTGGGAAGAGGCACTGGCTGAAGCAGATGGCTATTCCTTCGACGACTCAGATCGCTTTGAAGAGGACTCGCTCTGCAGCTGGAGCAGCGAAGCCGAGTCGCTCATCAACAACTGGCGCGGATGGAGGCGACCGCCCGCAGGCTTTGGCATCTCTAAGAAATCTGAAGGTCagttctacttttttttttctacatcaaattttacattttttttcttttcgacTCATTCTATGTAATTATCCATTTTTTGTCCCTCTGTTCTACGGGCGCGCTGCGATAAATTGTACGT
This genomic interval from Cotesia glomerata isolate CgM1 linkage group LG1, MPM_Cglom_v2.3, whole genome shotgun sequence contains the following:
- the LOC123265735 gene encoding dynactin subunit 4 is translated as MAYLLQPDYVRYVCGCGSLKPISRIYFCRHCLKIRCGYCVSHEVDSHYCPNCLENLPSSEVRLKKNKCSNCFDCPCCFQTLTIRAGHPPIRPAATAEDAKVTPKKVYYLCCSLCRWSSRDAGIPDQFVATGGWPEQENPHAARITALIDFHKILASRERQNQERKKFDPKRTSLQFFGLTSAMARKRAGLPIVSEAKWQQSNFPQPSVASEEVEELPASIFSSPVDITKITTLDQRLQHPEVQAEKIYELRPQHKKFPVKRSQRCRVCEHNVSKPEFSPQSIKFKIQLAAFYHVPEVRIVTFEPLEVGKPSELLLKFCNPTQHQTQIILLPEDTPTTSTTTSATGEKEELKRENMQLGCESPNLLPSVVRQASVLEDPKPVKIVSGATIELPTGPVILAPRDDAAEYDDTGDTQTFPDDPKLVVWRKGNKAVLKLQVTPLVPEEGKENEPIIVGLVMQYGYINTIATLEHKTPQKVDLKVKLFLTLDKLKKC
- the LOC123265754 gene encoding probable FAD synthase gives rise to the protein MVKNHDKFSIEDAKAVIESGKNQSHINYSLLILEQCLDTYTVDELFLSFNGGKDCTVILHLTAALLKLRGLSPLKCLYVTEDPFPEMDEFVDKASQYYEIKLIRKKKPIKTAVASLLEEDKNLKATLMGIRKDDPGSQSLEPFKYTDADWPKIMRVSPILDWSYSQIWEFILKHQVPYCSLYDQGYTSLGNKTSTSPNPLLRDPDDPARYLPAYKLKDSSTERNGRQ
- the LOC123265769 gene encoding 40S ribosomal protein S14a; translation: MAPKRSKAPKEEAQVSLGPQVREGEIVFGVAHIFASFNDTFVHVTDLSGRETIARVTGGMKVKADRDEASPYAAMLAAQDVAEKCKTLGITALHIKLRATGGNKTKTPGPGAQSALRALARSNMKIGRIEDVTPIPSDSTRRKGGRRGRRL